A stretch of the Vigna radiata var. radiata cultivar VC1973A chromosome 7, Vradiata_ver6, whole genome shotgun sequence genome encodes the following:
- the LOC106767409 gene encoding transcription factor bHLH83-like isoform X1, producing MEEQSNEENPLQLRTCDTGGTTNDVSHSTEGHLIPNPNFFIAASSGRNENHWTCFPKPCHNYVKYLSESSTYLPNTSTDYMMGGSYLPVGSITDGNVVNGSDKNFFYNDPGKVCAFKSIGSSSNDLDIKKQVGFWRADEGEEVIKVETESSQNFLYAESHPLWTADSLGDKHNALHDPMVMVGAPASLPKSGSNSSKEKARVTDRQRRQRIADNLKALHELLPNRTEGSQAYILDDIIDFVKYLQLQIKEQSGSRLQEESTGIPLVFHEGYGHYINQQMLNEPLEEIMGKLLEEHSAAAGQLLESKGLFLLPMALVDDLNEAMQTFGESALV from the exons ATGGAAGAGCAAAGTAATGAAGAGAACCCTCTGCAACTAAGAACTTGTGACACTGGGGGCACAACCAATGATGTCTCTCACTCAACTGAGGGTCATCTCATTCCCAACCCAAATTTTTTCATTGCAGCATCATCTGGAAGAAATGAGAACCACTGGACTTGCTTTCCAAAACCATGCCATAACTATGTTAAGTATCTTTCAGAATCCTCAACTTATCTGCCAAACACTTCCACTGATTACATGATGGGGGGTAGTTATCTGCCTGTTGGCAGCATCACTGATGGCAACGTGGTTAATGGATCAGACAAAAACTTCTTTTACAATGATCCAGGGAAAGTTTGTGCCTTTAAGTCTATTGGTTCTTCAAGTAATGACCTTGACATTAAGAAG CAGGTGGGGTTTTGGAGGGCTGATGAAGGAGAGGAAGTGATTAAAGTTGAAACTGAAAGCagtcaaaattttctttatgcTGAG AGTCATCCTTTATGGACAGCAGATTCTCTTGGAGATAAGCATAATGCTTTACATGATCCAATGGTAATGGTTGGTGCACCTGCTTCACTTCCTAAATCAGGATCCAACTCCTCAAAAGAGAAAGCACGTGTCACTGACCGT CAACGTAGGCAACGTATCGCTGATAACCTCAAAGCCTTACATGAATTGCTTCCAAATCGAACAGAG GGAAGTCAAGCATACATACTGGACGATATTATTGACTTTGTCAAATATTTACAGCTTCAAATAAAG GAACAAAGTGGAAGTAGATTGCAAGAAGAATCAACTGGTATACCACTAGTTTTTCATGAG GGTTATGGTCATTATATCAACCAACAGATGCTGAATGAACCCCTTGAGGAGATAATGGGGAAACTACTTGAAGAACATTCTGCAGCAGCTGGTCAGCTACTAGAGAGCAAGGGTCTTTTCCTGCTGCCTATGGCTTTGGTTGATGATTTGAATGAGGCTATGCAAACATTTGGCGAGAGTGCTCTAGTCTGA
- the LOC106767409 gene encoding transcription factor bHLH83-like isoform X2 — protein sequence MEEQSNEENPLQLRTCDTGGTTNDVSHSTEGHLIPNPNFFIAASSGRNENHWTCFPKPCHNYVKYLSESSTYLPNTSTDYMMGGSYLPVGSITDGNVVNGSDKNFFYNDPGKVCAFKSIGSSSNDLDIKKVGFWRADEGEEVIKVETESSQNFLYAESHPLWTADSLGDKHNALHDPMVMVGAPASLPKSGSNSSKEKARVTDRQRRQRIADNLKALHELLPNRTEGSQAYILDDIIDFVKYLQLQIKEQSGSRLQEESTGIPLVFHEGYGHYINQQMLNEPLEEIMGKLLEEHSAAAGQLLESKGLFLLPMALVDDLNEAMQTFGESALV from the exons ATGGAAGAGCAAAGTAATGAAGAGAACCCTCTGCAACTAAGAACTTGTGACACTGGGGGCACAACCAATGATGTCTCTCACTCAACTGAGGGTCATCTCATTCCCAACCCAAATTTTTTCATTGCAGCATCATCTGGAAGAAATGAGAACCACTGGACTTGCTTTCCAAAACCATGCCATAACTATGTTAAGTATCTTTCAGAATCCTCAACTTATCTGCCAAACACTTCCACTGATTACATGATGGGGGGTAGTTATCTGCCTGTTGGCAGCATCACTGATGGCAACGTGGTTAATGGATCAGACAAAAACTTCTTTTACAATGATCCAGGGAAAGTTTGTGCCTTTAAGTCTATTGGTTCTTCAAGTAATGACCTTGACATTAAGAAG GTGGGGTTTTGGAGGGCTGATGAAGGAGAGGAAGTGATTAAAGTTGAAACTGAAAGCagtcaaaattttctttatgcTGAG AGTCATCCTTTATGGACAGCAGATTCTCTTGGAGATAAGCATAATGCTTTACATGATCCAATGGTAATGGTTGGTGCACCTGCTTCACTTCCTAAATCAGGATCCAACTCCTCAAAAGAGAAAGCACGTGTCACTGACCGT CAACGTAGGCAACGTATCGCTGATAACCTCAAAGCCTTACATGAATTGCTTCCAAATCGAACAGAG GGAAGTCAAGCATACATACTGGACGATATTATTGACTTTGTCAAATATTTACAGCTTCAAATAAAG GAACAAAGTGGAAGTAGATTGCAAGAAGAATCAACTGGTATACCACTAGTTTTTCATGAG GGTTATGGTCATTATATCAACCAACAGATGCTGAATGAACCCCTTGAGGAGATAATGGGGAAACTACTTGAAGAACATTCTGCAGCAGCTGGTCAGCTACTAGAGAGCAAGGGTCTTTTCCTGCTGCCTATGGCTTTGGTTGATGATTTGAATGAGGCTATGCAAACATTTGGCGAGAGTGCTCTAGTCTGA
- the LOC106769105 gene encoding uncharacterized protein LOC106769105 isoform X1: MAADDGMTDLKAKLSQSHDTWKQNIERSQSQVDVLEARIMEVKACIHGSEEDARNELEVLWRRVKTTSTLLSYLKSKARIMAVPHLAHTSCGIKKLDGVGLVDKDGIPLSGWSRNVDLSSFDDPDEESWIGINRQLGSLEEQDAVYIGEILKSVQMVADVMEALVKRALLAESETRTEKEKVSLGQEEIMRKSAQLESMSMKLEEMERFALGTNGILNDMRQRVADLVEETTRQRQRASENEEELSRVKREFESLKSYVSSLITVRETLLSSEKQFQTIERLFERLVGKTTQLEGEKMQKEAEVQKLMEENVRLSAMLDKKEAQLLALNEQCKMMALSSSNL, translated from the exons ATGGCAGCAGATGATGGTATGACAGATTTGAAGGCTAAGTTGAGTCAGTCTCATGACACTTGGAAGCAGAATATCGAAAGAAGTCAATCTCAAGTGGATGTATTGGAGGCAAGGATAATGGAGGTAAAGGCTTGCATACATGGCTCTGAGGAAGATGCAAGAAATGAGTTAGAGGTTCTATGGCGAAGAGTCAAGACTACTTCTACCCTGTTGTCCTACTTAAAATCAAAAGCTAGAATCATGGCGGTTCCTCATCTAGCCCATACATCTTGTGGCATAAAAAAGTTAGATGGGGTAGGGCTTGTTGACAAAGATGGGATTCCATTATCAGGTTGGTCTAGGAATGTTGATCTTTCTTCATTTGATGATCCAGATGAAGAATCTTGGATAGGAATTAACCGTCAGCTTGGTTCCTTAGAAGAACAGGATGCAGTTTATATAGGTGAGATACTCAAGTCTGTTCAGATGGTCGCGGATGTGATGGAAGCTCTCGTCAAAAGGGCTTTATTGGCAGAATCAGAAACTAGAacggaaaaagaaaaagtgagttTAGGTCAGGAAGAAATTATGCGGAAGtctgctcaattagagagtatGTCCATGAAATTAGAAGAAATGGAGCGTTTTGCTTTGGGTACAAATGGTATTTTGAATGACATGCGGCAAAGGGTTGCAGATTTGGTTGAAGAAACAACTAGACAGAGGCAACGTGCTtctgaaaatgaagaagagctTTCTCGGGTCAAACGGGAATTTGAGTCTCTGAAGTCATATGTTAGTAGTTTAATCACAGTAAGAGAAACCTTACTTTCTTCAGAGAAGCAATTCCAAACTATTGAAAGGCTATTTGAACG CCTAGTTGGAAAGACTACTCAGTTGGAGGGTGAGAAAATGCAAAAAGAGGCTGAAGTTCAGAAACTTATGGAGGAGAATGTGAGATTGAGTGCGATGCTTGACAAGAAAGAGGCCCAACTTCTAGCGTTGAATGAACAGTGTAAAATGATGGCCTTGAGCTCTTCAAACCTGTAA
- the LOC106769105 gene encoding uncharacterized protein LOC106769105 isoform X2 yields MAADDGMTDLKAKLSQSHDTWKQNIERSQSQVDVLEARIMEVKACIHGSEEDARNELEVLWRRVKTTSTLLSYLKSKARIMAVPHLAHTSCGIKKLDGVGLVDKDGIPLSEEQDAVYIGEILKSVQMVADVMEALVKRALLAESETRTEKEKVSLGQEEIMRKSAQLESMSMKLEEMERFALGTNGILNDMRQRVADLVEETTRQRQRASENEEELSRVKREFESLKSYVSSLITVRETLLSSEKQFQTIERLFERLVGKTTQLEGEKMQKEAEVQKLMEENVRLSAMLDKKEAQLLALNEQCKMMALSSSNL; encoded by the exons ATGGCAGCAGATGATGGTATGACAGATTTGAAGGCTAAGTTGAGTCAGTCTCATGACACTTGGAAGCAGAATATCGAAAGAAGTCAATCTCAAGTGGATGTATTGGAGGCAAGGATAATGGAGGTAAAGGCTTGCATACATGGCTCTGAGGAAGATGCAAGAAATGAGTTAGAGGTTCTATGGCGAAGAGTCAAGACTACTTCTACCCTGTTGTCCTACTTAAAATCAAAAGCTAGAATCATGGCGGTTCCTCATCTAGCCCATACATCTTGTGGCATAAAAAAGTTAGATGGGGTAGGGCTTGTTGACAAAGATGGGATTCCATTATCAG AAGAACAGGATGCAGTTTATATAGGTGAGATACTCAAGTCTGTTCAGATGGTCGCGGATGTGATGGAAGCTCTCGTCAAAAGGGCTTTATTGGCAGAATCAGAAACTAGAacggaaaaagaaaaagtgagttTAGGTCAGGAAGAAATTATGCGGAAGtctgctcaattagagagtatGTCCATGAAATTAGAAGAAATGGAGCGTTTTGCTTTGGGTACAAATGGTATTTTGAATGACATGCGGCAAAGGGTTGCAGATTTGGTTGAAGAAACAACTAGACAGAGGCAACGTGCTtctgaaaatgaagaagagctTTCTCGGGTCAAACGGGAATTTGAGTCTCTGAAGTCATATGTTAGTAGTTTAATCACAGTAAGAGAAACCTTACTTTCTTCAGAGAAGCAATTCCAAACTATTGAAAGGCTATTTGAACG CCTAGTTGGAAAGACTACTCAGTTGGAGGGTGAGAAAATGCAAAAAGAGGCTGAAGTTCAGAAACTTATGGAGGAGAATGTGAGATTGAGTGCGATGCTTGACAAGAAAGAGGCCCAACTTCTAGCGTTGAATGAACAGTGTAAAATGATGGCCTTGAGCTCTTCAAACCTGTAA
- the LOC106765926 gene encoding endoglucanase 2, with translation MERHHLKEPNKKHNVGALFWWLTVSVIAGLLLAAAVVYVVTKFEVGHSDSAQLTSQTTKVVQKYASALQLALQFFDVQKSGKVENQRISWRGDSGLRDGSEADLDLSKGMYDAGDHMKFGFPMAFTATVLSWAILEYGDRMDAVKQLHYALDSLKWITDYLVNAHPFPEVLYIQVGDPEVDHNCWERPEDMDEERPLTQVNSSFPGTEVAAETAAALASASLVFKQIDFTYSRILLGHAQQLFIFADTYRVSYSVSIPQVRDYYNSSGFGDELLWAGVWLYHATKDPSYLNYVTEQNEKSFGGLGIVSWFSWDDKHAATQVLLSRISFFGARNIPDAENLDLQMYRESVEILICTLLPDSPTATTNRTESGLIWLVPWNSLQHSVASAFLTILYSDYMLTSQTETLYCSGKLYKPVDLRKFAISQADYVLGENPINMSYLVGYGTHNPNYIHHRGSSIPVNATTGCKDGFKWFDSTYPNPNIAFGALVGGPFLNETYNDFRNNSMQAEPTTYNSALFVALLSGLVASSTVPFSFF, from the exons ATGGAACGACACCATCTTAAAGAACCCAACAAAAAGCACAACGTTGGTGCCTTGTTTTGGTGGTTAACAGTGTCCGTGATCGCAGGCCTCCTACTGGCTGCTGCTGTGGTTTATGTAGTAACAAAGTTTGAGGTTGGTCACTCTGATTCAGCTCAACTCACTTCTCAAACCACCAAAGTTGTTCAGAAATACGCCTCTGCTCTTCAATTGGCTCTGCAATTTTTCGACGTCCAGAAAT CGGGTAAGGTTGAGAATCAGAGGATATCGTGGCGAGGGGATTCTGGGCTTCGAGATGGGAGTGAAGCGGATTTGGATTTGTCGAAAGGAATGTATGATGCTGGTGACCACATGAAGTTTGGGTTCCCCATGGCTTTCACTGCAACTGTGTTGTCTTGGGCGATTCTTGAATATGGAGATCGCATGGACGCGGTGAAGCAGCTACACTATGCACTTGACTCGTTAAAGTGGATCACTGATTATCTTGTTAATGCACACCCTTTTCCAGAAGTGCTTTACATTCAG GTGGGGGATCCTGAGGTGGATCATAATTGCTGGGAAAGGCCTGAAGACATGGATGAAGAACGGCCACTCACTCAAGTTAACTCATCTTTTCCAGGAACAGAAGTTGCTGCTGAAACTGCAGCTGCATTGGCCTCAGCATCTCTTGTTTTTAAGCAGATTGACTTCACTTATTCTAGGATTCTCCTTGGACATGCTCAACAGCTGTTTATTTTTGCTGATACATATAGAGTTTCCTACAGTGTCAGCATCCCTCAAGTGCGGGACTACTATAACTCATCTGGTTTTGGGGATGAACTCTTGTGGGCAGGTGTATGGCTCTATCATGCAACTAAGGATCCTTCATATCTCAATTATGTGACAGAGCAGAATGAAAAATCATTTGGCGGTTTAGGAATCGTATCGTGGTTTAGCTGGGATGATAAACATGCTGCAACTCAG GTTCTTTTGTCCAGAATAAGTTTCTTTGGGGCAAGAAACATCCCAGATGCGGAGAACCTTGACCTTCAGATGTATAGAGAAAGTGTTGAAATCCTCATCTGCACGCTTCTACCTGATTCACCAACAGCCACCACCAACAGAACTGAAA GTGGACTGATATGGCTAGTGCCATGGAACTCTTTGCAACATTCAGTGGCTTCTGCATTCTTAACTATTCTTTACAGTGACTACATGCTGACATCTCAAACCGAAACACTGTACTGTAGTGGGAAATTGTATAAGCCAGTAGATCTTCGCAAATTTGCCATTTCTCAG GCAGATTATGTGTTGGGTGAAAATCCTATAAATATGAGTTATCTTGTGGGCTATGGAACTCACAACCCCAACTACATACATCACAGAGGATCTTCTATTCCAGTTAATGCTACAACTGGTTGCAAAGATGGATTCAAGTGGTTTGACTCAACTTACCCCAATCCTAATATAGCATTTGGAGCATTAGTTGGTGGTCCTTTCCTTAATGAGACATACAATGATTTCAGAAACAACTCAATGCAAGCTGAGCCAACAACATATAACAGTGCTCTCTTTGTTGCTCTCTTGTCTGGTTTAGTTGCAAGTTCCACTGTACCATTCTCCTTCTTCTAA
- the LOC106765927 gene encoding fe(2+) transport protein 1-like encodes MASRLVLIITAIVFLLLAEAPPTTAEECNDKWESCRNKAESLKLKVIAIFSILVTSMIGVSIPLFSRSVPALQPDRDLFVLVKAFASGVILATGYMHVLPDSFEDLTSVCLPERPWRKFPFTTFIAMLSAVLTLVVDSYCISFFKKKLAATAANANGSASLEAGERKEVEVCGHGHGNDVTAHADRDANIVDAGQLLRYRVVAQVLELGIVVHSVVIGLSMGASMNPCTIRPLIAAICFHQMFEGMGLGGCILQAEYGMKVKAIMVFFFSITTPLGIVLGIALSNVYSDTNSKSLIVEGVLNAISAGLLNYMALVELLASDFMGSKIQGSAKIMALAFVAVLLGAGGMSVMAIWA; translated from the exons ATGGCATCTCGTCTTGTACTTATAATAACCGCTATCGTTTTTCTTCTCCTGGCGGAGGCGCCTCCTACCACGGCGGAGGAATGCAACGATAAATGGGAGAGCTGTCGGAACAAGGCGGAGTCGTTGAAACTTAAGGTAATAGCCATATTCAGTATTCTTGTTACGAGCATGATCGGAGTTTCGATTCCCCTGTTCTCCCGGTCTGTTCCCGCACTGCAACCGGACCGCGACCTTTTCGTACTCGTCAAGGCTTTCGCTTCCGGCGTGATACTCGCCACAGGTTATATGCATGTGCTGCCGGACTCTTTTGAAGATCTCACTTCGGTGTGCCTGCCGGAACGGCCGTGGCGGAAGTTTCCGTTCACCACTTTCATCGCCATGTTATCCGCGGTTCTCACTCTCGTCGTTGATTCCTACTGCATCAGTTTCTTCAAGAAGAAGCTCGCTGCCACTGCCGCTAACGCTAACGGTTCCGCTTCCCTTGAAGCCGGAGAGAGGAAGGAAGTGGAAGTATGCGGTCATGGTCATGGAAATGATGTAACTGCACATGCAGATAGAGATGCAAATATCGTGGATGCCGGACAGTTGTTGCGGTATCGTGTTGTGGCTCAG GTGTTGGAGTTAGGGATTGTGGTGCACTCAGTGGTGATTGGTTTGTCAATGGGAGCTTCGATGAATCCATGCACGATTAGGCCTCTCATTGCTGCGATATGCTTCCATCAAATGTTTGAAGGAATGGGCTTAGGTGGTTGTATACTTCAG GCTGAATATGGAATGAAGGTGAAAGCTATAatggttttcttcttctctattaCAACTCCCTTGGGAATTGTATTGGGGATCGCATTGTCGAATGTATACAGCGACACTAATTCAAAGTCGCTTATTGTAGAGGGAGTTCTGAATGCTATATCTGCAGGACTTTTGAACTATATGGCACTGGTTGAACTATTGGCTTCTGATTTTATGGGGTCTAAGATACAAGGTAGTGCAAAGATAATGGCTCTAGCATTTGTGGCAGTTTTGCTAGGTGCTGGCGGCATGTCAGTCATGGCAATATGGGCATGA
- the LOC106768768 gene encoding uncharacterized protein LOC106768768 isoform X1 — translation MLSAKGAESGEGREGDWECSSCNNRNYAFRSFCNRCKQPRLLVDTKTPADSKWLPRIGDWICTGCTNNNYASREKCKKCGQPKEVAAMPAIAMTGASFPTYSHYYSRGPGGPEQKMNIGLLGSGAPPQSLHLNSNWPILGADKYGVQPISIWLPGGNYSSGHPLDNSTNQNLSVPKGWRSGDWICNCGFHNYSSRSQCKKCNAFQPALGTKRLASEELVYDWDNKRLNVGTTNDQQQTYTSLDQVVGTGADPKPGVFPSYPSMNSSTTPSLPLATLLPPQVSTPALLGKGAKQWRSGDWMCSNCNNHNYASRLQCNRCKTQRMAPMQPVNVV, via the exons ATGTTGAGCGCAAAAGGAGCTGAAAGTGGAGAAGGGAGAGAAGGGGATTGGGAGTGCAGCAGTTGCAACAACAGGAACTATGCTTTCAGATCATTCTGCAATCGATGCAAGCAACCACGCCTCCTCGTCGATACCAAAACCCCCGCTGATTCCAAGTGGCTTCCTCGTATTGGCGATTGGATCTGCACCG GTTGCACTAACAACAATTATGCATCAAGAGAGAAGTGCAAGAAGTGTGGACAACCAAAGGAAGTAGCAGCCATGCCAGCAATTGCGATGACTGGAGCATCTTTCCCCACGTATTCACATTATTATTCCAGGGGCCCAGGGGGACCAGAACAAAAGATGAATATCGGATTGCTTGGCAGTGGAGCACCGCCACAGTCACTACATTTAAACTCCAATTGGCCCATTCTTGGAGCAGATAAGTATGGTGTCCAGCCGATTTCCATATGGCTACCTGGTGGAAATTATAGCTCTGGACATCCTCTTGATAATTCCACCAACCAGAACCTATCTGTTCCAAAGGGATGGCGCAGTGGGGACTGGATCTGTAACTGTGGCTTCCATAATTACTCGTCCCGCTCCCAG TGTAAAAAATGCAATGCCTTTCAACCTG CACTTGGGACAAAGCGACTAGCCTCTGAAGAGTTGGTTTATGACTGGGACAACAAGAGATTGAATGTAGGAACT ACAAATGATCAACAGCAAACATATACAAGTTTAGATCAAGTGGTAGGGACAGGTGCAGATCCAAAACCTGGAGTCTTCCCCTCTTATCCCAGCATGAACTCAAGTACAACTCCAAGTTTGCCATTGGCCACACTTCTTCCACCTCAAGTTTCTACACCTGCCCTCCTTGGAAAAGG AGCAAAGCAATGGCGCAGTGGAGACTGGATGTGCTCAAATTGCAATAATCATAATTATGCTTCAAGACTACAGTGTAACAG GTGCAAAACTCAAAGAATGGCCCCCATGCAACCTGTTAATGTTGTGTAA
- the LOC106768768 gene encoding uncharacterized protein LOC106768768 isoform X2: protein MLSAKGAESGEGREGDWECSSCNNRNYAFRSFCNRCKQPRLLVDTKTPADSKWLPRIGDWICTGCTNNNYASREKCKKCGQPKEVAAMPAIAMTGASFPTYSHYYSRGPGGPEQKMNIGLLGSGAPPQSLHLNSNWPILGADKYGVQPISIWLPGGNYSSGHPLDNSTNQNLSVPKGWRSGDWICNCGFHNYSSRSQCKKCNAFQPALGTKRLASEELVYDWDNKRLNTNDQQQTYTSLDQVVGTGADPKPGVFPSYPSMNSSTTPSLPLATLLPPQVSTPALLGKGAKQWRSGDWMCSNCNNHNYASRLQCNRCKTQRMAPMQPVNVV from the exons ATGTTGAGCGCAAAAGGAGCTGAAAGTGGAGAAGGGAGAGAAGGGGATTGGGAGTGCAGCAGTTGCAACAACAGGAACTATGCTTTCAGATCATTCTGCAATCGATGCAAGCAACCACGCCTCCTCGTCGATACCAAAACCCCCGCTGATTCCAAGTGGCTTCCTCGTATTGGCGATTGGATCTGCACCG GTTGCACTAACAACAATTATGCATCAAGAGAGAAGTGCAAGAAGTGTGGACAACCAAAGGAAGTAGCAGCCATGCCAGCAATTGCGATGACTGGAGCATCTTTCCCCACGTATTCACATTATTATTCCAGGGGCCCAGGGGGACCAGAACAAAAGATGAATATCGGATTGCTTGGCAGTGGAGCACCGCCACAGTCACTACATTTAAACTCCAATTGGCCCATTCTTGGAGCAGATAAGTATGGTGTCCAGCCGATTTCCATATGGCTACCTGGTGGAAATTATAGCTCTGGACATCCTCTTGATAATTCCACCAACCAGAACCTATCTGTTCCAAAGGGATGGCGCAGTGGGGACTGGATCTGTAACTGTGGCTTCCATAATTACTCGTCCCGCTCCCAG TGTAAAAAATGCAATGCCTTTCAACCTG CACTTGGGACAAAGCGACTAGCCTCTGAAGAGTTGGTTTATGACTGGGACAACAAGAGATTGAAT ACAAATGATCAACAGCAAACATATACAAGTTTAGATCAAGTGGTAGGGACAGGTGCAGATCCAAAACCTGGAGTCTTCCCCTCTTATCCCAGCATGAACTCAAGTACAACTCCAAGTTTGCCATTGGCCACACTTCTTCCACCTCAAGTTTCTACACCTGCCCTCCTTGGAAAAGG AGCAAAGCAATGGCGCAGTGGAGACTGGATGTGCTCAAATTGCAATAATCATAATTATGCTTCAAGACTACAGTGTAACAG GTGCAAAACTCAAAGAATGGCCCCCATGCAACCTGTTAATGTTGTGTAA
- the LOC106768768 gene encoding uncharacterized protein LOC106768768 isoform X3 — MPAIAMTGASFPTYSHYYSRGPGGPEQKMNIGLLGSGAPPQSLHLNSNWPILGADKYGVQPISIWLPGGNYSSGHPLDNSTNQNLSVPKGWRSGDWICNCGFHNYSSRSQCKKCNAFQPALGTKRLASEELVYDWDNKRLNVGTTNDQQQTYTSLDQVVGTGADPKPGVFPSYPSMNSSTTPSLPLATLLPPQVSTPALLGKGAKQWRSGDWMCSNCNNHNYASRLQCNRCKTQRMAPMQPVNVV; from the exons ATGCCAGCAATTGCGATGACTGGAGCATCTTTCCCCACGTATTCACATTATTATTCCAGGGGCCCAGGGGGACCAGAACAAAAGATGAATATCGGATTGCTTGGCAGTGGAGCACCGCCACAGTCACTACATTTAAACTCCAATTGGCCCATTCTTGGAGCAGATAAGTATGGTGTCCAGCCGATTTCCATATGGCTACCTGGTGGAAATTATAGCTCTGGACATCCTCTTGATAATTCCACCAACCAGAACCTATCTGTTCCAAAGGGATGGCGCAGTGGGGACTGGATCTGTAACTGTGGCTTCCATAATTACTCGTCCCGCTCCCAG TGTAAAAAATGCAATGCCTTTCAACCTG CACTTGGGACAAAGCGACTAGCCTCTGAAGAGTTGGTTTATGACTGGGACAACAAGAGATTGAATGTAGGAACT ACAAATGATCAACAGCAAACATATACAAGTTTAGATCAAGTGGTAGGGACAGGTGCAGATCCAAAACCTGGAGTCTTCCCCTCTTATCCCAGCATGAACTCAAGTACAACTCCAAGTTTGCCATTGGCCACACTTCTTCCACCTCAAGTTTCTACACCTGCCCTCCTTGGAAAAGG AGCAAAGCAATGGCGCAGTGGAGACTGGATGTGCTCAAATTGCAATAATCATAATTATGCTTCAAGACTACAGTGTAACAG GTGCAAAACTCAAAGAATGGCCCCCATGCAACCTGTTAATGTTGTGTAA
- the LOC106768769 gene encoding uncharacterized protein LOC106768769 gives METISISPNSSALIVLTRRSLPSTRHTQIFFPHRHGSLSFNPICCTTTDNNTSNDDADSVQAPSATPVNPVELSFRKRSRRQARRQRERENGMQSTNRRVESPPKKWEEMSLSEKAVELYVGEKGALFWLNKFAYASIFIMIGGWILFRFVGPAFNLYQLDGPPLAPTDVFK, from the coding sequence ATGGAAACCATCTCTATCTCTCCAAACTCATCTGCCCTCATCGTTCTGACTAGACGTTCACTGCCATCAACAAGGCACACCCAAATCTTCTTTCCTCACCGTCACGGTTCTCTCAGTTTCAACCCCATATGCTGCACTACCACTGATAATAACACAAGCAATGATGATGCAGACTCAGTTCAAGCACCAAGTGCAACACCAGTTAATCCTGTAGAATTGAGCTTCCGGAAAAGATCAAGAAGGCAAGCTAGACGGCAGAGGGAGAGGGAAAACGGCATGCAATCTACAAACAGAAGGGTTGAGAGTCCTCCCAAGAAATGGGAAGAAATGAGTTTGAGTGAGAAAGCAGTGGAGCTTTATGTGGGGGAGAAAGGTGCTCTCTTTTGGCTCAACAAATTTGCCTATGCTTCAATCTTCATAATGATCGGGGGTTGGATCTTGTTCAGGTTTGTGGGTCCTGCATTCAACCTTTACCAGCTCGATGGTCCTCCACTCGCCCCTACTGATGTCTTCAAGTGA